The Solanum pennellii chromosome 4, SPENNV200 genomic interval aggtgACATTTGATAAAGGACAAGCGGTGGGACCAACTAATAAGATAGTGTCACAATTAAGCAACTTTATAGGAACAATTGCAAGGAATCCTAGATTCATCAGCTTGATGTACACTAGTTGGCATGTGGTGCCAAATGATACTAAAAAGCGCATGTGGGAATACGTCAATGTAAAAACAACCACTCTtgagaattcatattttttttttacttactgaaactaaatatattttattttgcatagTCCAAATTTCTACTTCCAGTAGAAGGAAAGAAGTGGGTGATGACTGGTCTTCGTGATGCTTGGAGGCGACacaagcaaaaaattaaaaagaatttttttgataaaaacagtacccttgaggatatgctagcAAAATGTCCTGATGGCATTCCACATAATCAATTCCGCCAGTTGATCGAGTATTGGAAACACCCAACTGTTCAAGTAAGGTTAAAATGGTGCATTTCCACTCATCGACTAATTCTGTGTCATATCTATTCTTTTTATACATATCAATTCAATTATCTCTTTGTTTTTAACAATAGGCTATATGCGAGATGAATTCTCAAAacaggaaaaaacaaaagtggAGGCATCGAATGGGACCTATTAATTTTGCTAGAGTACGCGTGGCATTGGTAATACTTAGCTGacatttcatacaaaatttgattttcatttttttgtactttataaGAACTtactgattttttaaaatttcttttgatataatctGTAGCGTGCAGCCAAAGACAACAACGAAGAACCATCAAAGCCTGAAATATTTATTGCAACTCGTACCAAGACGGGAAAGGAAATCCAGGCTGATACCCAAGTTGCAATAGTAAGTTTTTCAAAGAGGATTATTAGTGAACTTTATTCAGACTTAACATTTATATTGTGGGGAGTATGACTACATTAATTTTAATCATGtatgccttcttcttcttcttcttcttcttgtgcaAGTTCGAGCAGATATCAATTATTTGTCGacattgtttaattattttttacgaaAAGTTTTCATAATGTTTTAATGCTTGATCGCTATCATAGGATTGGAATGAAATAGTACTTACAATTCACTATGGATgccaattttattcaataggCTGAACTTCAAAATCGCCAAAATTCTGGGGAAACAGCTGATGATGCATTTAGGGCAGTGTTTGGATAGGAGCAGCCTGGTCGAGTTAGGTGCTATGGTAGATCAGTGACAACATGttctttgaagaaagatgaGGAAATTAACAATCTAAAACAAAAGCATGCCGATGAAATCACTTCTCTAAAGGAAGAATTGAGAGAAGAAATGCGACATTTATTCACTCAATTGCTGCAAAACAACCCTGGATTGAATTTTCAAGATATACCAGGGTGTGTTGGATCTAACCTTGCTTCACCTATTGATGCAAGTAGTGCACAAGCTGTAAGAGGCACAAATCTTCCATTTTCTTCGGGGTCAGCTCAAGATTCGgttcttcaaaaggtattttgtatttcaaattctcTGTTAATAGTGTcaatattgtttttcttctagtttagttggtgttcttggtaatgaaattcaaaacttatttttacttgtctaaGTTTAGTCCACCAATTTATAACTGTTaagaatgtttttgtttttggtttaaGCATTCGAATCGTTAGTTGAATAACTGTTCTTTTAGTATTGTGCAATTGAGGAGTCTGTGGCTAACACATTATGTTTTATGGCAGATGCCAATGGtgttcaattaaaaaatgattacACTATTTTCTACCTTTAGCTTCTGAATCCAGCTCATTGTAAAGGATATTGTCGCTGGTCTTTTAAAATGTCTACATGCTAGACAATTATAATACTATTGTTATTAGTATAGAGTTTAATGGTTTGCAAACCTTTACCTTTGTAGGGTAGAGAAACCATCTAGAGCTTGACCATTAATAGAAGATCTTGTGGGTAGATTTATTATGTTTGATAGATCCTTAATggttacttctctgaactccatgacgaacctgcaggacggaccgtcatagactcgacggaccgtcgtggactccgtaaccccacacttagacttcctcatcttccttcagtagctgcactatgctgccacctacggaccgtcacagacacgacggtccgtcgagggtcttcgttccaaaacacttaaactcttggaatatgggtactgggattacttctctgaacttcatgacgaacctgcaggacggaccgtcacagactcgacggaccgtcgtggactccgtaaccccacacttagtcagacttccccatcttccttcagcagctgcactatgctgcagttctttgaaaatatcatgtcatgttgttatgtattgatttttgtggaCACTTCTAAACTATGTTATGAACCTTGTTTCCAGTGGTCATCACTGGTTTGTTTGAACTACTTGtgtgtaatttttacattgaagtttacaacagaagactgcacaaattaaacttttgaagtttaatttttgagaGCCAACAACAGAAGACTGCACAAATGTTGTAGTCCTtataatgtgtaatttttacattgaaattgtatttagatttgGATTGGTTGTCTTACAGTGAATTCTCTCTGATTATGCACTTCCACAATTAATTcacaaacttataattttattttaaatgtgcaggaaaatgcaggtaattgaatttgaatttggccAGAAGTAAACTCGATCCATTGTggcaaaagatgaagaaatttttgtattgttGTCATATACGTTTGAATGACACTTTTGGGTTTTTGGAACTTGTTGATATTAGAGATCTTTAAGCAATCACTTTCTAtgttttggttgtacatgaaatatttctcgaagtttatttgaaatatttagcttcaatttaatgattaattagttcattttgtgttttaggtcacttgtatgtatgtaaatatattatatatatttgtgctacatgtaggcttataaatgttgaagttacactttgtaagtgttgctttaggtagatataaagttacactttgtaagtgttgctctagatgagatataaaatcaacactttataagtgttgctatagatgagatataaagtaacaatttataagtgttgctatagctgacatataaagtaacaccttataagtgttgcaatagatgagatataaagttacactttgtaagtgttgctctagatgagatataaaatcaacactttataagtgttgctatagatgagatataaagtaacaatttataagtgttgctatagctgacatataaagtaacaccttataagtgttgcaatagatgagatataaagttacactttataaatgttgcaatagatgaccaataaaaggcaacactttttaagtgtgaccaataaatctgaaaaggcaacacttttaagtgtagtctaacaaaaaataggtgttgctaatgcacgtcttcaaagtgtgcccttatacctatttggctacgctttataagtgttgccaaagatggcaacatttaaaaagtgctgcctaatgtcaaaggttacgcttcttttgggcagcccctaaaaagtgttgctgaatgtccaaaagtgtagccttttatcaaaggccacactttttgctagtttaggctacacttacgtggtgttgctgtaggccgaaaatggtgtagtgttaAATTAATGTTAACCATTGTATTGTTGGTTATATACAATGGTTAAATTAAGGGAAAATACATCAAATCCTCCTGAACTTGGtaccaaaatttattttagtactTAAGCTATACGGACGTTTGAATACCCCCTTAACAAATCTGAACTAATTAACTATCACCCTAAGAGTTGATGTGGCAAAGTGAGTATACTCACTCTCCTCAAAGCGCgtgaaacaataaaaacaaaaaaattgaaaggtaAAATCACAATCATGACATTTTTTTGTTGGCCAGTATAtaactaataatttttaaagttttttttcaagttaaagttaacaaaaatggaaatttgtcgtttagaagtaaatgaaatttgtgagttcaaattttgtataaaaatatgtaATCTTTTTGTTCTATATTTGTTTTGTTGTCTTTCTCAAATGTCTTCTTCCCCCATTGAAGCACTCCTTGTACCTTTGTTCTtccatattaaaatttttccttgattttcaTCCCTCACCTCACTCGCTCTTCATTAGTTACAAAATTCAATACCTAATTCATATTAttgaatataaacttatttcaattttaagtaACCCATTATAATTCTATTAGTTGTGATGTAAAAAATGTGGGTCGATCAAATTTCTCACAtaatcttcatttttcatttaagttgttaaaagaaaataactttgtAGAAATATTATTCTTCAATGGACAAATTTGCAGGAGAGAGACGGTTCAAGGAACATAAAGTAAGTAtgctactttttttaaaaaaaattgatgaatgttgaagaagaaaacaactATTGAATgctgaaaattcaaaaaaaaaaaaaggaagaagaagctagtgaaagttgaaaatggtgaaaatcaagaaaaaagaaagagaaggaggaggaggaggaggaggaggaggNNNNNNNNNNNNNNNNNNNNNNNNNNNNNNNNNNNNNNNNNNNNNNNNNNNNNNNNNNNNNNNNNNNNNNNNNNNNNNNNNNNNNNNNNNNNNNNNNNNNNNNNNNNNNNNNNNNNNNNNNNNNNNNNNNNNNNNNNNNNNNNNNNNNNNNNNNNNNNNNNNNNNNNNNNNNNNNNNNNNNNNNNNNNNNNNNNNNNNNNNNNNNNNNNNNNNNNNNNNNNNNNNNNNNNNNNNNNNNNNNNNNNNNNNNNNNNNNNNNNNNNNNNNNNNNNNNNNNNNNNNNNNNNNNNNNNNNNNNNNNNNNNNNNNNNNNNNNNNNNNNNNNNNNNNNNNNNNNNNNNNNNNNNNNNNNNNNNNNNNNNNNNNNNNNNNNNNNNNNNNNNNNNNNNNNNNNNNNNNNNNNNNNNNNNNNNNNNNNNNNNNNNNNNNNNNNNNNNNNNNNNNNNNNNNNNNNNNNNNNNNNNNNNNNNNNNNNNNNNNNNNNNNNNNNNNggggggggggggggggggggggagagaaGAAAAGGGGTGGAAGAAAATGtggcaattttgattttaaaatgtatttttaattaattgattattctaatgagttttaagaaaatgtttaagaaaaaaaagtgaataaacaaaaaaagattgaaaattatGATGTGGTGCTTGCATTACTGTGACGTGATGCTTATATGGCTATGATGTGGCGAGTGTTATTTTACTCTCGAAAttgtatttaatatattttaaagatgtGAAAGAATATTTAAACGTCGATATCAATTAAGTGATAAAATAAGTTATCCACCACGtgtactatttttttcttattgattttctattaatttagccaaaatttcaaaagtttatttttattttataaattttgtattaatttaaattaaactcATATAAGTGGACTCACAAAGGAAAGCCGTCTTTTGGGAGTTACGGATTAGTCGACATATTGTTCCACACACTTATCTCTTTGCAAGGCAGAGACAGCTTCTCTCTTTCTCCAGCCATGGAGATTGTTGTTCAAAGTTCAGTTGGTATATATTCGAAACCCTTCCATAGCTTAGCTAGAAAGCTAATTAAGGCATCATCAGGTCCAATTACAAGAGTTACAGAAATGGATAGGAGAAGAGAGGGAATTTCACTACTCACTTCTCATTCTTTTTTTCCTGCAATTAGGAGAATAAGAGCAATGCATAAGAGCATCACTTCTTCTCCAACGGGTATCTACTTTTTGTTCCTGCAACTCCCTCGTCTTacagattttgttatttcacCTTTATCGATGGTAAACTGTATGTAACTTTAATTTTCGAAATTCCACTAACGATGAGTTTTTATCTACTTCTCAAAATTGGGAAGGAAGGAgtaattttgagttttgaattattaattgtcACCTGCTTCTCAGAAATATACTAGTTTGGGCCTTTATTTGCTACTATTTGTATTTAtctgaataataataataattgtgcTTACTATGTGGTGTTTCATCAATTCTGATGTAGTTTCTTTTGCAACACCTGAGGTGGGAGTTACAAATACTGAAACGCGTGAATGGGCGATGCAAGGTAAATTTATACCATGCCAAAATGATGTTATTTCAGCATTAAAGAAACAGTATGATGAagcttgagtttttcttttaataattttgataagaAATTTTGGTTATATTGGATCGTTGTACTCATTTAACGATCAAAGTGCATTCTGAACTTCCTTTTGGCTTTCTTGCattttgtattatgttttattttggatAATGGTGGTGTCTGGGCAACCTGTGTACACCTCGGCTAACTCCACGTGATACCTGCATTTTGTCTTATGTGTCTTGTCTGGATTTTGATAGAACTTCTAAATTGAGACATAATGTTTGCAtcaaggaaataaaataatgtgttATGGTGAAGTCTCTATGCTTAGCTGCATCTAGATTTTTTACTTCAGTAGTATTTACGTGTATGTTCTTCATTGTAGTGGTTGCGTGAATTTGCTTTTGTAACTTTGTGAGAATATGTCCTAGAAGAATTGCACACCTGACACCTTACTAGCAAGGCATTATGTAATTACTCATACTGTGCTGTTAAACTCTTGTTACTGAACTTGACAAGGGGCTATAAGACCGTAAATGTGTTTATCCATCCTACCATTCCACATCCACACCTTTTAGAAGGTTGCACATTCAGAAGTCTTTGTTTCAACAACTAGTTGAATATTCTACGGAGTATGAGGTGAACCGCAAGGTCATGAAACCTTTACCAACAGATCAACTTTAAGGAAATGAAAAGTTCTATTGTCAACTTTGTAATAAATTTTGCGTTTCTTTTAGATTGTAAGTACCAATATTTTGGTGGAGTGATAGCTAAAATTTTTGCAAGTGCAATATTACCTTGCAACCATTGCCATAATCACAGGCAGCCTTCATAGGAAAAAAAGGGCAGTGCCAACTATTTGAAAGAAATGGAATAAATGGGACCTTAAGAAAATAACATGAAGGTGGTGGCTTAGGGGGTGTTAAAGCTAAGATGCTAGGGTTCCTTATAACAGAGAAGATTTCAAACATTAATGTTATAAAGGTTCTTTTTGTTCTTGAGGAGAAGGGGTCATGATTGATGAGGATGGCAATACAAATGTGTATGTTGGAGGTGTGATGCTGAAAGAACGGTATTTGAGGAAATGGAGATGCATAATGGTGAGGCAAATCTGTGATTTCCTTGTTTTTGATGGGTCGATGTAGGGGTGGCAAAATGGGTAAAGTATATGGTTATCCGGTTGATTCAGCCATATCATCAATCATAAAATATGGGTAACTCATGTGTATCCACCAATTACACTCTCCTTAAAGTTTGTAACGATGTAGAAACCTATAAAAGTACACTTATTAAGAGTGTAATTtccaattttctattttattgacttaaatttaatgttttggaaatctttctttttttttttggacaaatgttttggaaaatatttttctctaatttatgaaaaatgatttcTGTACATAAAGTAGgggaaaatttcaaaacttttttaaatCATGAAATAATTTTTCAGAACTTTCCTTAAACCTCACCACTTGAAACTGGTCCGGGATCTGACTTCCGACCCCGACTCGAGGCCCAAAGTTTTACCTCCCAACCTCGATTCAGGACCactaattttccaaaaaatactTTCCTTCATACTAAATACACActaaaaggagaagaagaataagaGAAAAATCTTGTACTTTGAAAGTATTTATTCTTTACATAATAAGAAGCAATGGACAGATAATATGGATATACGTATTACCCATTGGGTTTACCCATTTTAATCCATATCAAATATGAGTCGAGTAGGATATTCTATCAATTTTCACCTAACTCATTTTTTCCAACTCATATCCGATTCTACCCGGCCATTTGCCACCTCTAGTCGGATGTCTGTAGTTTGGCATATGGGTGTACCTTACTTTTTATGTTGTAGTTAATTTTGTTAATTCCAAGTCAgccatctatttttatttttatttttgctaataAAGAGTTATAcgattagttttttttttcttaattaatgaaATCGGACTTTTTTTTACCTTTCTCAGAACACAAAATATTTCCCAAGGGATTTTTTCTTAGGTGAAACCATGTGCTTCAACGAAGTGTACACTTCAAACAATGACATGCAAAGTAATCCAAACTAAAAGCAGTTGGTTCTTTGAATATCAACTCCGAGGAGTTGGATTATATAGACATTATTGTATATTGGAtgttgaaataatttattttgattataatttgattattataaCACTAAATTTATCTATGTTTTTGTATCTTTTGAACTTTTAATATTTGTGCGCTTGTCTTCCTTGTGGGATTACgctttgtttgttgttgttgtgcaCTTGTCTTCAAAGAAGCATACACTTCACTTCTTGCTTTTTCGCTTCAAACTGCATGGACCTTATCACTTACTTGcgcttttcaattttaaaagactGCTTCTGAACGCACATGTAGGGAAGGGACTCTTTTTAGTCATCTTTGAATGAAATTCACTTTTCTAGAAATCGAAATTTAAAGTTGTGGATGGCAAGTATTGTCTACAGTCACAATTTTCTGGGTAGCACTTTGTGCAATCTTCTGCtgattttttcatcttttatggAGTATTTGGCTCCTTATGTGTTGGAGTGCTTGTACTGTTTTATATGTCCACAGATTTCTATACTTTAAGGAAGGATGTAGAAACTGTCTTAGAGCGTGTTCAGGAGATCAGAGCTGCTGCTGGTCTAAAGCAATTACAGGAAGATCTTGCTGCTTTAGAAGCAGCAGCTGCTGATCGGTCTCTCTGGGATGATCGTGCGAAAGCTCAGGAAACACTTCAGGCTTTGACTGATTGCAAAGACAAATTAAAGGTTCTCCGTGACTTCAAGACACAGGTACCTATACTTGCCTTCAAAGAGAGATGGAGAGCTGaaaacacttgtactatgttGTTTCCTTGTTAACATCAAAACTCATTTTCCATTTTTGCTGAAACATCTTTGTACTATATTAGTCTTGCACTGGAGGTCCTATTTTATCTTGTGAGGCGTATGTCACCTTTAACTTTGATTTGTCTTTGTAGTAAATGGTTAATGGTTCTAGGACATTTAAAAATCCAGTGATTACCAATCTTATTCTTCTGGAGGATCTCCTTCATTTCCCCTAAATACCTCCTTCTGTCCGAAGTTTGGAATCTTGGTTAAAAACCAGAGAGGAAGATAATCGAGTGGACAGATGTCCAtttgaaagattaaaaaaaaaaaaaacatttttcccGTTTGATGTGcaataaaaaaatttgcaaAGCTTTTCTGTTTGGGGGACTTTTAGATTTTTCTTCTAGTCCTTGAAAACATCTCAGGTATCTGACCATGTATTTGGATATTTACTCATGAATCAGTGTCAGTACGACAGTGACAATTCAGTAATTCACACTTCCACAGGCTGATGATGCAGAAACGATTATTAAGCTCACTGAGGAGATGGACTCAATTGATTCAGTGTTTCTTCAAGAGGCCTCTGGTATCATAAAGGAATTGAACAAGGCACTGGATCGTTTTGAGTTGACTCAACTTCTTTCAGGCCCCTATGATAAAGAAGGTGCAGTGATTACTATCACAGCTGGTGCGGGCGGCACTGATGCACAGGTAATGCTGGATCAGTAGCAAGGGGCTAGgtctattgatttttttattttattttttatgacaaggtctattgattttttttcttgataatcTTAATGCTCGGGTCAGTTTTCACGCATCTCGACTAATTCAACAGGATATGTGCTACCATATACTAGGTAATATGTCCACCAAGGCTAAGGCTAGTGTTGCTTAATTGAGTGAAATCAGAAAAAGGACAAAAGATAACTTATGAATATGAaggaataaaatagtaaaaggGAACGaagaaatagaaagaatagaGCTTATGAATAGGAGTGGAAAAGTACGttctatttcactgcaattaaAACTTACATGTATAATATAACATTAACTTCAAATACCTAAATATCAGCCAAAATCTGCTGAAAATAAACAAACTCCTAAACACTAGGAAAATAAGTTATCTCAAGAAAACTAATTGACTGCAGTAAATAAATGAAGCTGCAGTCCTAAAACATACCAACTAACATCTCTTTGAAATActagaacaaaagaaaaaagatatgaTGTGGAGTAGACACTATTGAAGCTCTTTaacaatttgtatattttgctttGAAACCTTATCTTGCTTTTTTCTCATTACAGGTTTGGTCCATCACTCTACTAGTCCTGTTTTATCAGAAAGTTTTCAAGTGTTCAAAAACTTGCAAAATCAGTGTCACAATTTTCATTACCTTTACATagaatattttgattaattccAGTGCAGGATTGGGCTGATATGCTTCTCAGGATGTATGTGAGATGGGCAGAAAAGCAGCGCTATAAAACAAAAGTTGTTGAGAAGTCTGTGGGAGAAGAAGCTGGGATCAAGTCAGCCACTGTTGAAATTGATGGACGGTATGCATATGGCTACCTGTCTGGGGAGAAAGGAACCCACAGGATTGTTCGACAGTCTCCCTTCAACTCTAAAGGCCTTCGTCAGGttataatatatctttaaatgATAACACTCTTTTGGGCCTCCTTATATTCTGTATTTTCTAGATACTCACGCGTATATGAAAGATTTCGTATGAGTTTGAGTGGGCTACTTCACACTAAAAGTCCATAAGCATGATAACCATACCGTGTGAGCTTGCTTACA includes:
- the LOC107017602 gene encoding peptide chain release factor PrfB1, chloroplastic isoform X1; the encoded protein is MEIVVQSSVGIYSKPFHSLARKLIKASSGPITRVTEMDRRREGISLLTSHSFFPAIRRIRAMHKSITSSPTVSFATPEVGVTNTETREWAMQDFYTLRKDVETVLERVQEIRAAAGLKQLQEDLAALEAAAADRSLWDDRAKAQETLQALTDCKDKLKVLRDFKTQADDAETIIKLTEEMDSIDSVFLQEASGIIKELNKALDRFELTQLLSGPYDKEGAVITITAGAGGTDAQFSRISTNSTGYVLPYTRMYVRWAEKQRYKTKVVEKSVGEEAGIKSATVEIDGRYAYGYLSGEKGTHRIVRQSPFNSKGLRQTSFTGIEVMPLLPEDSTNVEIPEEDLDISFTRAGGKGGQNVNKVETAVRITHIPTGVAVRCTEERSQLANKIKALSRLKAKLLVIAEEQRASEIKQIRGDTVKAEWGQQIRNYVFHPYKLVKDVRTAYETCDITSVMDGELDPFIKAYLKHKYSLAANPSGLT
- the LOC107017602 gene encoding peptide chain release factor PrfB1, chloroplastic isoform X2, whose product is MEIVVQSSVGIYSKPFHSLARKLIKASSGPITRVTEMDRRREGISLLTSHSFFPAIRRIRAMHKSITSSPTVSFATPEVGVTNTETREWAMQDFYTLRKDVETVLERVQEIRAAAGLKQLQEDLAALEAAAADRSLWDDRAKAQETLQALTDCKDKLKVLRDFKTQADDAETIIKLTEEMDSIDSVFLQEASGIIKELNKALDRFELTQLLSGPYDKEGAVITITAGAGGTDAQDWADMLLRMYVRWAEKQRYKTKVVEKSVGEEAGIKSATVEIDGRYAYGYLSGEKGTHRIVRQSPFNSKGLRQTSFTGIEVMPLLPEDSTNVEIPEEDLDISFTRAGGKGGQNVNKVETAVRITHIPTGVAVRCTEERSQLANKIKALSRLKAKLLVIAEEQRASEIKQIRGDTVKAEWGQQIRNYVFHPYKLVKDVRTAYETCDITSVMDGELDPFIKAYLKHKYSLAANPSGLT